A window of the Candidatus Nitrosotalea okcheonensis genome harbors these coding sequences:
- a CDS encoding HEAT repeat domain-containing protein, with product MEIIPTGRLELLSEMEERYEKKDKEYFVGLLDDKDFVIRCRTVCILVDMGGEDVVPHVASVLKNDSNELVRHEAAFSLGQMCLRSGIKPLEDATRNDPSLFVRHEAAVALGVIGSQDAKETLQKALEDSSEQVRDSAVVALSNLKFMESLCKNEKFAKMTGG from the coding sequence ATGGAAATTATACCAACAGGACGCCTTGAACTCTTGTCCGAAATGGAAGAAAGATACGAGAAAAAAGACAAGGAATACTTTGTTGGCCTATTAGATGACAAAGATTTTGTAATAAGGTGCAGGACAGTCTGCATTCTTGTAGATATGGGTGGAGAAGATGTTGTTCCACATGTGGCAAGCGTATTGAAAAACGACTCTAATGAATTAGTACGACACGAGGCAGCTTTCTCCTTAGGACAAATGTGTCTAAGAAGCGGAATAAAGCCATTGGAAGACGCAACACGAAATGATCCTAGCTTGTTTGTAAGACATGAGGCTGCTGTAGCACTTGGAGTGATTGGCTCTCAAGATGCAAAGGAAACTCTGCAAAAGGCTCTTGAAGACTCTAGTGAGCAGGTAAGGGATTCAGCTGTAGTTGCACTATCTAATTTGAAATTCATGGAAAGTCTTTGTAAGAATGAAAAATTTGCCAAGATGACTGGCGGCTAG
- a CDS encoding AAA family ATPase: MLQSVEIENFLSHKNTKLTFDRGVTVFVGQNGAGKSSIIDAITFALFGEHLRKSTKGLLRRGSNQSYSKVEFSLGHRQFEAVRKIDSKGTAGAVLYEKINGEMVSLVAGERKQFGESMTKEIESLIGLDFEKLKVASIVQQGELQAIIEADPRKFKELVNAIVGIDKLDIAYESMKKTIDSFRGTIKSRLGHDDTDIDTLQARIDVLLKEISVLEPQKKKIMEEKILREQEFSTLEHDIEIETPKETKIKEIEREKEDLLRYIRDSIVKMKRDLVEKEKKFSDCSNSLSVTKVKLQVESDTEQIQLDIDNIQAELKQVEEKITIIQSQQDIANKLHLVDGKCPVCDSSVDKLNPLFDEKYITFEIEALKKKKEDITKKNTSIQSKKKEFDLKLQQIIKAEGILASNNIKTHEDLTKLEEEISKLQVSTQGIPHEINSGNLMQYAIDEYSTDVIKSITRLVDETRDFDINHFRDLKSRLEQKRKALGMLDQEITVTNTKLVIRQEDAEKISQILLELHKVKQYVTGLEAIRSKIYNRDGPVATSLRSWALNMISQKASEYLSTFNVKIQRITLEDKSRDVGITCYSGNLEIDLESLSGGEKMSVALALRLGMAHFMGTSNLNFIILDEPTTHLDQERRKSLVNVLSQAFESNIDAISQFIIITHDSDIFENSNIDAIYDFKSTPEGTVVTPI; encoded by the coding sequence ATGCTACAGTCAGTTGAGATAGAAAATTTCCTTTCACACAAGAATACCAAATTGACATTTGACAGAGGTGTTACTGTATTTGTTGGACAAAACGGTGCTGGCAAATCAAGCATCATTGATGCGATAACATTTGCCCTATTTGGGGAACACCTAAGAAAATCAACAAAAGGGCTTTTACGGAGAGGGAGCAACCAGTCATACTCCAAAGTAGAGTTTTCCTTAGGACACAGACAATTTGAGGCAGTACGCAAGATTGACTCCAAGGGAACAGCGGGAGCAGTTCTTTATGAAAAAATAAACGGCGAAATGGTTTCGCTCGTAGCTGGAGAGCGCAAGCAATTTGGAGAATCCATGACAAAGGAAATAGAATCACTAATTGGACTAGACTTTGAAAAGCTCAAGGTTGCGTCAATAGTTCAACAAGGTGAACTTCAGGCAATAATTGAGGCAGACCCTAGAAAATTCAAAGAGCTAGTCAATGCAATAGTTGGGATAGATAAGCTAGACATTGCATATGAATCCATGAAAAAAACAATAGACAGTTTTAGAGGAACAATAAAGTCCAGACTAGGCCATGATGATACTGATATTGACACGCTTCAGGCTCGAATTGACGTGTTGTTAAAAGAGATATCAGTGCTTGAGCCACAAAAGAAAAAAATCATGGAGGAGAAAATTCTACGAGAACAGGAATTTTCTACACTAGAGCATGATATTGAAATTGAAACCCCAAAAGAGACCAAGATAAAGGAAATAGAGAGAGAAAAAGAAGATCTTCTCAGATACATACGAGACTCTATTGTCAAGATGAAACGAGATCTTGTAGAAAAGGAGAAAAAATTTTCAGATTGCTCAAACAGTTTATCAGTTACAAAAGTCAAATTGCAAGTAGAGTCAGACACAGAACAGATTCAACTAGATATTGATAATATTCAAGCTGAACTAAAACAAGTAGAAGAAAAAATAACTATAATACAGAGTCAGCAAGATATTGCAAACAAACTTCACTTGGTAGATGGAAAATGTCCGGTCTGCGATTCTAGCGTTGACAAGTTAAATCCGTTATTTGATGAGAAATACATTACATTTGAGATTGAAGCATTAAAAAAGAAAAAAGAAGACATTACAAAGAAAAACACCTCTATTCAGAGCAAAAAAAAAGAGTTTGATCTAAAACTACAGCAAATCATAAAAGCAGAAGGGATTCTGGCTTCAAACAATATCAAAACTCATGAGGATTTGACAAAGCTTGAAGAGGAAATATCAAAACTACAGGTAAGTACACAAGGAATTCCCCATGAGATAAACTCTGGAAATCTCATGCAATATGCAATTGATGAATATTCCACAGATGTGATAAAATCAATAACTAGGTTGGTTGATGAGACGAGGGACTTTGACATTAACCATTTCAGAGACTTGAAATCAAGGCTGGAACAAAAAAGAAAAGCGCTAGGCATGCTGGATCAAGAAATTACTGTCACAAATACAAAATTAGTGATACGTCAGGAAGATGCGGAAAAAATTTCTCAGATATTGCTTGAATTGCATAAAGTAAAACAATATGTCACAGGCCTTGAGGCAATACGCAGTAAGATTTACAACCGAGATGGACCTGTTGCCACAAGTCTACGCTCATGGGCTCTAAACATGATATCGCAAAAAGCCTCAGAGTATCTTTCAACATTTAATGTAAAAATCCAGAGAATCACGCTAGAAGACAAGTCAAGAGATGTAGGCATCACATGCTACTCCGGAAACTTGGAAATAGATTTGGAATCTTTGAGTGGAGGAGAGAAGATGAGCGTAGCACTTGCACTACGTCTTGGAATGGCTCATTTTATGGGAACTTCAAACTTGAATTTCATCATACTTGATGAGCCGACAACTCATTTGGACCAGGAAAGAAGAAAATCACTTGTAAATGTACTTTCGCAAGCATTTGAATCAAACATTGATGCAATCTCCCAGTTCATCATAATCACACATGATTCAGACATATTTGAAAATTCAAACATTGATGCAATCTATGATTTCAAGTCCACACCTGAAGGAACTGTTGTTACACCAATCTAG
- a CDS encoding MFS transporter: MQYKWIALTNTTMCILMASLDANILIIALPRLVPDLHVSLIETIWIILSYGLVTTSVLLSFGRLADMFGRVKLYNFGLVVFTIASFLCSLAQTGTELIIFRIIQALGAAFLFSNSAAILTDAFDAKERGKALGLNQISIVIGSALGLVLGGILTETLGWRAIFWVNIPIGIFAIVWSRAKLRELGIMTKGKIDWTGNSILVASLVLIMFGITFGSLHIVDSLGAILLLVGGISLLVLFVYVESKTKEPMFDLALFKIKFFSAGNTTIFLNALARGALVLIMAFYLQGPSMRLSPFTAGLYLIPVSFTIATFGPISGWLSDRYGPRLLTVSGLLLSAVGFLILSQIGSKTSFNDLMLPLALVGAGMGLFASPNRSSIMNSVPPQRRGVAAGMSTTLVTLGNMISLGMSFAILASTVPMSDLESIFLGASGHVESADVVSNFMNSVHVVFFISTFVLLVSIIPAVLNRSQKEHIIY; this comes from the coding sequence ATGCAGTACAAGTGGATAGCACTAACTAACACTACGATGTGCATCTTGATGGCATCACTTGATGCCAACATTCTCATCATTGCACTTCCAAGACTTGTTCCTGATCTACATGTCTCACTTATTGAAACAATATGGATAATTCTCTCATATGGACTTGTTACCACATCTGTTCTGCTCAGCTTTGGCAGACTGGCTGACATGTTTGGAAGGGTAAAACTCTACAACTTTGGCCTGGTGGTTTTTACAATTGCATCATTTCTATGCAGTCTTGCCCAGACTGGAACTGAGTTGATAATATTTCGAATAATTCAGGCCTTGGGCGCTGCCTTTCTGTTCTCTAACAGTGCAGCCATATTGACAGATGCTTTTGATGCAAAGGAAAGAGGCAAAGCTTTAGGGCTTAACCAAATATCTATTGTGATAGGGTCTGCACTGGGCCTGGTACTTGGTGGCATATTGACAGAAACACTGGGTTGGAGAGCAATTTTTTGGGTCAATATCCCTATAGGGATTTTTGCAATTGTTTGGTCACGAGCAAAACTTCGAGAGCTGGGCATTATGACAAAAGGCAAGATAGATTGGACTGGAAATTCAATACTTGTAGCATCACTGGTTCTAATTATGTTTGGAATCACATTTGGTTCTTTACATATAGTAGATTCTCTTGGAGCAATACTTCTTCTAGTCGGAGGGATTAGTCTCTTGGTATTGTTTGTGTATGTTGAATCAAAAACAAAAGAGCCTATGTTTGATCTGGCTCTTTTTAAAATAAAGTTTTTTTCTGCAGGAAATACCACCATATTTCTAAATGCATTGGCAAGAGGCGCATTAGTTTTGATAATGGCATTTTATCTTCAGGGACCATCGATGCGTCTGAGTCCATTTACTGCTGGACTGTATCTGATACCTGTATCATTTACAATTGCAACATTTGGGCCAATAAGTGGATGGCTTTCGGATAGGTATGGTCCTAGGTTGCTTACGGTATCTGGATTGTTATTGTCAGCAGTAGGATTTTTGATATTATCCCAGATTGGATCGAAAACTAGTTTTAATGATCTAATGTTACCTCTTGCATTGGTAGGTGCAGGGATGGGACTGTTCGCATCTCCTAACAGGTCTTCTATAATGAACTCTGTTCCTCCTCAACGACGGGGTGTTGCAGCTGGGATGAGCACTACTCTTGTAACACTTGGAAACATGATCAGTCTTGGAATGTCTTTTGCAATACTTGCCAGCACAGTTCCAATGTCAGATCTTGAATCGATATTTTTGGGCGCTTCAGGTCATGTTGAATCCGCAGATGTTGTATCTAACTTTATGAATTCTGTCCATGTGGTATTTTTCATCTCTACCTTTGTTTTACTGGTATCGATAATACCTGCTGTGCTGAATCGTTCGCAAAAAGAGCATATAATATACTAA
- a CDS encoding ATP-binding protein, whose translation MTIGVVIGESRPTDVTAQSSKPLSVGEYVIIDSQDGQILGLVEKSIISSEALTDVRNFDEAVESKEVADINSRDKNYKVKIGILGFLDKLQNGQMVLPAVPPLPGTSILEATQKDLGAIFGPITEEWIRIGSLLRNSSIEAKINVNKMVSRHLAILAMTGMGKSNLVSLIARHVSSLNGTLIIFDYHNDYENLDVPKINYMLAKINPRLLPSDKLAEVIELRENADKQQRALRESLTEAVKQSKDFWQALEESTASFGRTVKGYADSASRVLDKIDDAKHRFSDILDPDCGDPVDLIKEGRVNVLNISELSERQANAGLSYYLQELLQHRKDAVWERKGKTSSKRNNKFLAPIFVIIEEAHVFIPKGEHTDTKYWASKVAREGRKFGIGLGVVSQRPRNIDPNVLSQMGSLAIMKIVQDDDQQQIASAAESLSKDLLSQLSSLNIGDAVLIGQWVNLPSIVHVDEVKSKKSGSDLNAVSEWNQTDKFKQVAKESTESMIQKDLLLD comes from the coding sequence TTGACAATAGGTGTAGTAATAGGAGAATCAAGACCTACAGATGTTACTGCCCAATCATCAAAGCCGCTTTCGGTAGGAGAATATGTAATAATTGATTCTCAAGACGGACAGATTCTAGGTCTTGTTGAAAAATCAATAATATCAAGCGAAGCATTAACAGATGTAAGAAATTTTGATGAAGCTGTAGAAAGCAAAGAAGTCGCAGATATAAATTCACGAGATAAGAATTACAAGGTAAAGATAGGAATACTTGGCTTTTTGGACAAGTTACAAAACGGTCAGATGGTTCTGCCAGCAGTACCGCCATTGCCAGGTACCTCAATTCTTGAGGCAACACAAAAAGATCTTGGTGCAATATTTGGACCCATAACAGAAGAGTGGATCAGAATTGGCTCTCTTTTGAGAAACTCTAGCATAGAGGCCAAGATTAATGTCAACAAGATGGTATCAAGACATCTAGCTATACTTGCAATGACTGGCATGGGAAAGAGCAATCTTGTATCCCTGATTGCAAGACATGTTTCATCACTAAATGGTACCTTGATTATTTTTGACTACCACAATGATTATGAGAACTTGGATGTGCCAAAGATAAACTACATGCTGGCAAAGATAAACCCCAGACTTTTACCTTCAGACAAGCTAGCAGAAGTAATAGAGCTAAGAGAAAATGCAGACAAGCAACAAAGAGCATTGCGAGAGTCTCTTACAGAGGCGGTGAAGCAGTCAAAGGATTTCTGGCAAGCCTTAGAAGAGAGCACAGCATCTTTTGGTCGGACTGTCAAGGGCTATGCAGATAGTGCAAGTAGGGTTTTAGACAAGATAGATGACGCAAAACATAGGTTTTCAGACATACTAGATCCAGATTGTGGAGATCCAGTAGATCTAATCAAGGAAGGCAGGGTCAATGTGCTTAACATATCGGAGCTCAGCGAGAGACAGGCAAATGCAGGACTGTCATATTATTTACAAGAATTGTTGCAACATAGAAAGGATGCAGTTTGGGAGAGGAAAGGCAAGACATCAAGCAAAAGAAACAACAAGTTTCTTGCACCAATATTTGTAATAATAGAAGAGGCACATGTGTTTATTCCAAAGGGCGAACATACCGATACAAAATACTGGGCATCAAAAGTAGCAAGGGAGGGTCGCAAATTTGGAATAGGTTTGGGAGTAGTATCTCAAAGACCGCGAAACATTGATCCAAACGTATTGAGCCAGATGGGTTCACTTGCAATAATGAAAATAGTGCAGGATGATGATCAACAGCAGATTGCATCGGCTGCAGAATCACTAAGCAAAGATCTATTATCACAACTTTCATCTTTGAATATCGGTGATGCTGTTTTGATTGGACAATGGGTGAACTTGCCATCAATTGTACATGTGGATGAGGTAAAGAGTAAAAAATCAGGATCGGATTTGAATGCAGTATCAGAGTGGAACCAGACAGATAAGTTCAAACAAGTTGCAAAAGAATCGACCGAGTCAATGATTCAAAAAGACCTGCTATTAGATTGA
- a CDS encoding metallophosphoesterase family protein — protein sequence MIFSHISDTHLGFVQYHSEERENDVYTAFDEAIDTSIKDHVDFIILAGDIFHVPNPSGKAIVVLANALKRLKKNNIESFFILGEHDISRIRATPVPWVYHNLEFSKYIGNGKPIIYKDVLIAGFDKRRKAEIESFEDDFSQIDADAKKHQGHKILVLHQGITEINKFAGELNSTDLPSNFTYYAMGHLHEQELKQFSHLGGPLAYPGSTELTSSEGIKETQKGFYQVDISGQESNPTWIKLDTRPQFSIKTSVQDISSEIDRLSEKIKLFSRKPILELNVTGEILDSGLMQSQISRLTDQTLRCFWKHVSKEQSNGSVFVNKPLMIEDEMYRIAKEMLGSTDKANFAINELLPLLSRGNIEEARQAIIEDFERFKKGVENATVS from the coding sequence ATGATCTTTTCACACATATCAGATACACATCTTGGTTTTGTACAATATCATTCAGAAGAGCGTGAAAATGATGTGTACACTGCGTTTGATGAGGCAATTGACACATCAATAAAAGATCATGTAGATTTCATCATACTTGCAGGAGACATATTTCACGTCCCAAATCCAAGCGGGAAGGCAATTGTTGTTTTAGCAAACGCCTTAAAGCGCCTAAAGAAAAACAACATTGAATCTTTCTTTATACTAGGAGAACATGACATCAGTAGAATTAGAGCAACTCCTGTTCCCTGGGTATACCACAATCTAGAGTTTTCAAAGTACATCGGAAACGGCAAGCCAATCATTTACAAGGATGTTTTGATTGCTGGATTTGACAAGCGTAGAAAAGCAGAGATTGAATCGTTTGAAGATGACTTTTCTCAAATTGATGCAGATGCAAAAAAACATCAAGGGCATAAGATATTAGTCTTGCACCAGGGAATTACAGAAATTAACAAGTTTGCAGGTGAGTTAAACTCCACAGATCTACCAAGTAATTTTACATATTATGCAATGGGTCACCTCCATGAACAAGAGTTGAAGCAATTTTCACATTTGGGAGGACCACTAGCATATCCAGGATCCACCGAACTTACGTCAAGTGAGGGAATAAAAGAGACACAAAAGGGATTTTATCAAGTAGATATTTCAGGACAAGAGTCCAATCCAACATGGATAAAACTTGATACCCGTCCACAGTTTTCCATCAAAACGTCAGTACAAGACATCTCAAGTGAGATAGACAGGTTATCAGAGAAGATAAAATTATTTTCAAGAAAACCAATATTGGAGTTGAATGTAACAGGAGAAATTTTAGATTCAGGATTGATGCAGTCTCAAATTTCAAGACTAACAGATCAGACACTACGTTGTTTTTGGAAACATGTTTCAAAGGAACAATCAAACGGATCGGTATTTGTGAACAAACCGCTAATGATAGAAGATGAAATGTACAGAATTGCAAAAGAGATGCTTGGTTCTACAGACAAGGCAAACTTTGCAATAAACGAACTCTTGCCACTATTATCCAGAGGTAACATAGAGGAGGCAAGGCAGGCAATAATTGAAGATTTTGAGAGATTCAAGAAAGGAGTAGAAAATGCTACAGTCAGTTGA
- a CDS encoding DNA double-strand break repair nuclease NurA, with product MLNAVYRDAIEKREAVRSVFRGEKFDHIIKTAKENWIEYTPQKKDAEIAGIDSSYNSTKFQGLELWVVTGVSVKSDGQIITENHRQGLGQPAPELEMQASKMEVEACINSVDKADLVALDGSLYSQFLTRQTSLGNSITSAIKKRNNVIFISKTSSARKQFEKLGSIAGDIFYYNHAIKTPGFSKIFVDTSLGPGKIVSYVYARLRDSTPLIKIELLGSNHMENEIKLLLDMITKNSVGGYPYSLKLAHENCKITSVDLARLVSLYGLGNEIGSREVLN from the coding sequence ATGCTCAATGCTGTATATCGCGATGCAATAGAGAAGCGTGAAGCAGTAAGATCCGTCTTTAGGGGCGAGAAATTTGATCATATAATCAAAACAGCCAAGGAAAACTGGATAGAGTATACCCCTCAGAAAAAAGATGCTGAGATTGCTGGAATAGACAGTAGTTACAACAGTACAAAGTTTCAAGGGCTAGAGTTATGGGTAGTAACTGGCGTATCAGTAAAATCAGACGGCCAGATAATAACTGAGAATCACAGACAGGGACTCGGTCAACCTGCGCCCGAACTTGAGATGCAGGCAAGTAAGATGGAAGTAGAGGCATGTATCAATTCAGTGGACAAGGCAGACTTGGTGGCATTAGATGGTTCGCTCTATTCACAATTTCTTACTAGACAGACATCGCTTGGAAACTCTATCACATCCGCAATAAAAAAAAGAAACAATGTGATTTTCATATCAAAAACGTCATCTGCAAGAAAACAATTTGAAAAACTCGGCTCCATAGCGGGAGATATTTTCTATTACAACCACGCAATCAAGACGCCTGGTTTTAGTAAAATATTTGTTGATACCAGCCTGGGACCTGGCAAAATAGTATCCTATGTCTACGCAAGACTAAGAGATTCCACTCCACTAATCAAAATAGAACTTTTAGGGTCAAACCACATGGAAAACGAAATAAAATTACTTCTTGACATGATAACAAAAAACAGTGTAGGTGGATATCCGTACTCGTTAAAGCTTGCACATGAAAACTGCAAGATAACCAGTGTAGATCTTGCAAGACTTGTTAGCCTATATGGACTAGGAAATGAAATCGGTTCAAGAGAGGTGCTGAATTGA